A stretch of DNA from Burkholderiales bacterium:
GTGTAATAGGGATGATCGCCGAAGGCATTCTGGCCCCGGTTTTTTCATTCCCCATTCTCGCGGAAAACGAAGATGTTTTGCATCGCGCCAAATTCCACTTCGAGCCCAGTTCAACGAGCAAATTTTTGGCGGACTTGAAAAGCGTCGGCATGCAGATCGAGCATATCGCCGTCATCATGGATGACATGCCGATATGAGCAATCCGCCATTTCTGCTCGCGGCCCGGCATGCCGATTTGCCAACTAATCACCGGGTAACGTCAAACACTGTAGTTAATGTGTCTTTCAGATCGAGTCGAAGTTAAGACAATTTAAAGGGAGGCCCTGCAAGGCCAGTCATGGGTACACCTCTTATAAAATGGCCCGGAGGAAAGAGAGCTTTATTGAAGCATCTTACAAATCCGCTTGGATCATCGATGGGCAGCATCGTCTTTTCGCATATTCTGGTCACAAGAAAGCCATAGCAAGTCACCTTTGTGTTTTGGC
This window harbors:
- a CDS encoding putative toxin-antitoxin system toxin component, PIN family, giving the protein MLAVVDTNVIVSGLLNKDGAPARVIGMIAEGILAPVFSFPILAENEDVLHRAKFHFEPSSTSKFLADLKSVGMQIEHIAVIMDDMPI